The Musa acuminata AAA Group cultivar baxijiao chromosome BXJ3-6, Cavendish_Baxijiao_AAA, whole genome shotgun sequence region GGAGAGGGGTGAAGTCAAATAACATTTGTCTTTTCAACTCTTAAGAAAATGAGTAGAACCGAGTACCCAGTTCTCTTAACTATATAGCAGAGGAGCTTTGtacatatttaaatatatatcaaaaaaaCTTAGTGAAAGACAagaattgtcaaatcctcaccaattgtGATCGATTCTACTAAGAATATATTTTcacttaattttttaattaaatattaataaaaaatagaagTGATCTAAACCTACTTGGAGGTGACAATTATGTAAAAGAGAAATTGATAGGTAAATTTTATAGAGGAAAAACTTCATAAACTTTAAATTTTGTGAGGTgatactcgttaaagctctaatAGACATTCACCTAATTCAAAAGACACTATACAAGCGAGATATTAGCACATAATAAGAAATGTTATTTCCTTCATCTTGAGGGATCTATAGGAATAATCCTACACTAGAGTCAAAagtcattgacgagttgaagcagcattagCAGAtcaaagttcaactactcaacaaTAGTAACAAAGAGCAGTTGGAAACCAAGAAACATATTAcaacaagaaaagaagaataaagaTTCAACAAAGGTGAGGATATGCAATATCGAAGGCTTGAATGgagacgtcaaaggaataagtgagggaggATGTCATGAGTAAATATGTACATAGGGTGTTCGATATAATGTTTGTGTATGATTATATCTTttaattttgttcatgctttacacaataTGTAAAGGCCTTGTAGTAGACTTGGTAACCTCATTTTAGTTGGCTTTTGTGATAATTTTAATCTTGTAAATGTAGGTTGTGTATAGTCTTCGTAGAGATAAAACTACGTAAAAATAAGCCATCTAACAATCATTTTAGGGGTTTCTAGGTTCATAAAGTAGTATGAAGTGACAATCAGCACAACACCTACGTGCACATATCCTTTGGGACAGTATCATATGACATTTTTATATGGGCACTTGTGTAGACTTTTGGTTACGGCAAACTACTTTGGACCTCGTATCGTACGACTATTTAGAGTTTataaagtctatgtttgtaatttttattatttatactgTCGTACTTAGAGTTTataaagtctatgtttgtaatttttattatttatactaaAATGACTGCTTGTAAGATCTCGAGCTAAGCACTTCatctaactcattttctcttttaaAGACACCTTCTATGATTGAATACTCACCACATGACTTAGATAAAAGTAACTAAGTCCTTCATAATATATTAGAATATCTAAGATAGTTTAGTTTCTTATGCACAATTGTTCCTACGATATTATTGTAAAACTATGTGATGAATCATTTCTAGACACGGAGCTTCATGTGTCATCCAAAGTTCCAAGGATTTGAGATGCTTAACGTTTTCTTGATCGCTCTCCAATCACGAAAGTTCTTACGTGTTCTAAGTTAGACCGTGTCCTTGAATAATTTTTCCTTCTATGATAGATAGACCGCACATAAGTTCGAATTTGTCCGTAAAAAGAACTATAAAACTCAATCAAAATACGAGCATCATCAACTTCGTAAGACAAACACCAGATCAAAAAGTGGGATTATTATATCGAAGACCTTcactatagaaaaaaaaaatatatatatatattttttattttataaagagatatttttgggtaaaaaaaattataattttgataaattataaaaaaaaacaccGCCACTGTCTGCCTAATCCTGCCACCCACCTCCTCATCTACCTATCATATGAGCACACATCTTAAAGCAACAAGCCCAAGAAGCCTTTTCTGACGCTACGAGTCCCGAGGAGATCGAATGAGCACGCTGCTTCTCCGATGTCCACTGTCAGCACCGACGCTCCCTTCCGCCACTATATACTCCCCCACTAGCCCTACTCTCCTCCACCCGCCCCATCCCCTGAGCTTCTTCCCATGGAACCAAACCCATCTCAAACTCCCGCCGTGGCAGCCGATGCGAAGCTCCCGTGGCGGGGACAGTCTCTCGTCAAGAAGGCCGCGGCGGCTGCTGTCATCGTCGCCTTCGCGCCGGTCGTGATCCCTTCCTTGGCCCTCTTCTTCGcgctcgctctcgctctctctgtCCCGTCTACCGTTTACCTCACCAGCTTCGCCTGCACCGAGAAGCTAATGCGCTGCCTCTTCGTCCAACCGGAGAACGGCGGTGAGGGAAACGACATGCTGGAAgaagacagatcggaggagacgaAAGAAGGAGAAGTGGCTGTTGCCGTGGGTGACGGAACGCTCGAGGATGAGCGCCCTCCCGAAGAAGCGtccggagaagagaagaagactgCAGGAGTAGTAGAAACTGGCGATGGTGTTGGAGGAGATGAAGTTGACGAGCGAAGAATGGAACGAGCTGCATCTGATGATGCGCATAATGGGGACGAAGACGGTAATGGCGAGGTGGAAGTGGAAAGAGAAGTAGCAGATAAAAGTTTGTATTGTAATAGTGAATGAATGTTTCCATCCAATCTCGTTGTGGTAACGTAGCAGCCACCGGTGGAGTCCATCGTTTCCTTTTTTtctcaataataaaaataattctatTATTTCCTGTATGTCTATTTTATcacatatgtatttatgtatcacCAAGTAAAACATATATCAATAGAACAGATCAACAGTATCACGaagcaaaatatatatatatatatagagacaaATAAAAGATAAAGAAGGAAAAGATCAACATTCATATGACTTCAAGACAAAGAAGATTAAGAGAAGCAATTTCCAAACAAGGggaaagggtaccgcacgacgatCAAACTTAATCCAAGTCACAATCTAGCACACTGCAAACATAGAATCACTAGCAACAAGGTCTCACCGGTGATGCTTTATTTAACATATTGATATATTAGATGTTCAGCTTTTACATCCCTCCCTCTCAAAGCTTAGCGAGCAGTCCGTTCTGGATCAACTTGGGCGATCCACCATCCTTGTCTATTTCATTAGCACTCGGTGGCACGTCCACTGCTGGGGAGCAGTTAAAGAAGCCATGCGGCTGCAAAGTCAACAGAAAATGTCAACCATTTACtcttatctatctatctatctatctgtctatatatatatatatatatgacaactGAACCTGCAAGCAAATAATCTTGGCAAGTGCTACATACGGTAGAAACAAAGGTCAATATTGGATGCAAGGTTTAAATCTATCGTAGAATATAATTCCAATAACTACGGTGCCACCACGAGCTATCATGCGAGCACAGGATGATGGGAGATAAATTAGGACTTCACTgatccatgaatttattaaaaagaaaatttatgttTCTTTAGAGTTACTCAGTTATCTAGAACAACAAATTTGCACTAAACCATGAGCAAGCCTACCTTCCGAACAGCAAGGAAGATACAATACAATACCAGAATGATGTAGAATGTgtctggaattcacttcaaataaTATCCTCATGAAATTTGAGATTAGTCACGAGTATCATATTATCTCCCTTCCATGTTATGCCATGTCTATTTCCTTTCCTAAGGTTAGGCGTTACTATTTATTGGACTTTGGTTTCCAAATATTTTCCTCTCTTTGTTTTACTTTTTAGACGATGAAAATTGCACAATGATTTTAGATGACGAATACTATTGCTGCAGTGTCTCCTCCTCTGTTTCATATAATTATGGTCACAAGTTTTCATTCTTTCATCCGTATTGGCTTCAATCTTCTCCCCCTTTACTTAACACttatcttctctttcttctttggaGGCTATTAAATCATCTAGAATCGACTTAAAAGCAGCTAAATTCTGCTTGAGTTTGATTGATTCTAGTCGGTTCCAACCAATTTCTGACATAGGGTGAAAAGATCAGCCATTACCATTGGGCCTATCGATACAGCAAACTGTATATTTGCACCTATCTTGACTCAAACATGCGCACGAGTTAAATTAAGACATCTAGGTCCCTCAACTTCAAACGTAGAATGAGTTGCCCTATTAACTCCTATCTGACATACAATCTTCAAACCACTTCAATAAGATGTACCAGGACATTCTATTAAAAGTTCATTAATGGCaacaaaatttaagaaaaaacatTATATAACTGACAGATATTAGAAGATAAATGCAAAAAGTGATGAGCAAAATCTATGTTTTCTTGGAAAATTAGAGCGCTTCTAAACTTGCTTAGTCATTTTTCAGTCAAATAACAAGTATCAAATTGATGAGCATGATTAAGAGATCAACAATACATATCTGAGAACAAAAAGGAATCACAGAACTAGAGCAACATTACCATGAGCATAAAGCCAATCCGATCCACAGGCATGACAGGCCAATCTTCCAACCTGGGTATGTGTGTGATTCCAAATACGTACCTGCAATTCAAGCcaatcaataagaaaagaaccgaCAAGCATCATGAAGAATCAAACACAAACAAAAAAACTACTTGAATCTGTAATTATTGTTTAGGATTATATGATTAAGAAAGAACACTATCTTGAAGAATGTAAGGTGATGTAAGATCTATATACAGATTTATTATGCATTGAAACTAAAGGAAATAGAAAGCCAATTCATATATGGAGAAAGAAATTGTTTCTCGTATGACCATTAGCCGGGAAACTAACCATAGAACAATGTCAGCTTCCTCAAGGGACCTGTTCTTCTTAACCCATGTCACTAATCCCTCATTTATGCGGGGATTCTGATTGGGAAACTCTCCTCCAGGGTACATCTCATCCCGACTGTAAGGTGTAACCCATAGATTATGCTTTAAAAATGCAGCTCTTCTCAAGAATTTTGCCTCTGGACCAGCTAATGGGAGGCAATTCAGACCAGGCATGAGCTTATAACCTGTAGGTTGACCTGTCCGATTTACAGTCCTTGTGTTCCTTACCTGAAATATGATAATAGATTGTCTCAGTGATTTTTGTATGCAACATGATTACATACTATTGATCAACTCAAACTATCGAAGTCAGTGGTTAAAGTAATAATTCCTATCTTAAATTAACAATGTAAGCTATACTGTAATTAGATGTAAGCAAATGGATGATCATATGGTAAAATACTCTTTTAATGGAAATGTCTTTATTCCAAATTAAAATTCAAGATGCTCAAAGGTACACAACAAAGTTAAATTTGAGAAGTTACACTTTAGTGAGCAAATTATGTGCTTGCAGTAAAGACAGTATAGTACTCACAATCCAGTGACGTGCAGAGAAAGGATCACAATCACGCATAGCTTCCAGCTCTGACTTGAGAAGCTTTTCTTCAGCATAAAAAGCATTGTTATGAACATTATTTTGACCTGGATCTTCTACCTTGGCATTTACCTCAATCACCTATAAGGCAAAAAACATAGCACTGTCACAAAAACATATACTTTTCCCATCAGAAATTAATTAAAAAGACTTGCCAAGTAAAGATGTATTTGGTCAGTACTTGCTAtggaataataatttaataattttattttatatcagtAAATCCAATATATAAGAACATATTCTCAAGTTTCAATTATTTTTATTGCTTGACAAGTGAAATAGTTATACAGTGCATAAACAGTGATCAAACCTAGCTTCTAATTTAGGTAGCTTTTAATCGCACACTATAAAGTCATATGAAGAAAACTAAGTAAGTCTATGTGAATGAATGGACAAAACTAAGTAATTATATCCACATAATATAattcttctttactgaaaaagtaGGCAAATATACCCTTCTCAGAAGAACATCCTTTGTGTCTCTACAATAAATCATTAAGAATAAAAAAGTTCAGGTGAAATTTAATAGCTCATCCTTTGCTGTTTATTCATGTATATAATCACTAGGGGTTCTTATGAAAGATCAAATGTGGATACACCAATTGATTCTCGTACTCGGAGTACTTTGCATACTTCTTCCAAGGATTCGAGTTGGACCATTCAGGATACGAAAGAAGAATGtgactatattattgattttgttaACTAATGACATATATGGTCCTAGTTGCTTCTTACCTTACACAATGAGCTCTTTTCATATCTTTGAGCTCAGACAGTTGATATAATTTCTAGTAATACTATGTGTCAATACGTACCGGCATACTATGCGTCAGTACACCAATATAGACGAGTAGGCACTGTTCCAGCAGACTACCGAAATGGGTCCAACACTCGAAAAGGCAAACCCTAATATGCATAaacacatacaaatatatatatatatatatatatatatatatatatatatatatatatatatatatatatatatataacacatgaATTATGGGCTTCTACTCTGGCAAACAGCAACAACTTGCTGAACTATTCTTGCATGGGCTTCTACCAACTTGATTTAGGCCCTTCGCATAGCATCATGCCAAACACCAGTACAAAAATTCTGCCTGGTTTTAGCATGGCTATAGACAGTTCTTGATAGATATCTAAGAAGAAGGTAGCAAAACTTAATAGTAAGGAcaacaaggaaagaaaaaaaaatcacaagtaatAGGAGTCCAAGCTGCACATGAAAGAAGctcaagaaaaagaaataataccTGATTGAAGGCTTCGGTAGGTTTACAATCAACAGCCATGTCCATGCGAGCAACAAAGAAATGTTGATGAACTGGCGCATATAAGCCTGGAGCGATGGTTGTACCATATTTTCTTGATTCACCAGGTTGCAATGCTCCTAAGCTGAGAATTCCAGTCAATTTTACTTCTGCTTCAATCTTACCATCCTGCATCCAATTGACAAGTGCCAAGCGAAGTTGTAGAAACCAAAAATCCAGCAAGGTGATGTTAATAACAGAAAAACAGCCTAAGTTTCCAGGGCTTAAAAATTGCAACAACTCCCCAAACCTAATGTTATTAAAACAGTAATGTACCTTGTTCTGGCTAGAAAATGAAAAAAGTTATAAAAGTACAACCTGTCTGCACTTATGCATCCTTATAAAAGCAGAATCTCTTTGCTGTCGTGCACCATATTTCAGAATAGAATTAAATTAGGTTCCCCTGTTTCATCTCAAACAGTTTCTAAAACCTGATATcatggtttcatcatcagaatAGCTAATAACATGATCATGAAATCAAGTAATATGCATCCAGATATTGTACTATTAAGGGAGTCTTTAAACAACTGCTTACTGCCCAAAACAGTACCTGATGAACTCTTTTCCCTCTCTATACACATTAGCACTAAATACATAGACACTAGTACAGAACATCCAGAAAAAAGAAGCCAACCAATCATTTGGTGTTTTGCTTTAATCACATCTGACATCAAGAATAGAACTAGAAATTCCAACACATTCCTTTTCCCATCCTGAACCTATAAGAAGCTCCAGTTTTGTTAGAGGCAATTTGATTCTTCAACATCAAAATGGAATAGACATAGTGTAATGAACTGCATCTGTCACAACAACATTGACAACACATTATAAAATGGGCAGCAAAGTGTGAGATGGGAGTTCAAGGTCAATATTGAATAGCTTGTGAAAGTTCAAGGTCATATATTGAATTTGTTAAGACTGAGAAAGGAATATCTATACAGATTTTACATAAATTAAAGATGTTCCAACAAAAGATGTAGATGAAATTGCTAAAGAAGGTATGGAGAAGCACTACAAAGGATTTCAGATAGATACAAGAAGATAGGTCCTGACTGTCTCTCATCAACAGTTGAAGAAGCTTTTTATTGGGAACTTAAAAAGGTTCTTCAGTGGCAATAATAAATGGTTCTGAACAATTTAAGAACATATCTGACAGATTTTAATGAGCAAATAGCAATAGGTCTTTTGTAAAAAGAAACCACAG contains the following coding sequences:
- the LOC135640759 gene encoding uncharacterized protein LOC135640759, producing the protein MEPNPSQTPAVAADAKLPWRGQSLVKKAAAAAVIVAFAPVVIPSLALFFALALALSVPSTVYLTSFACTEKLMRCLFVQPENGGEGNDMLEEDRSEETKEGEVAVAVGDGTLEDERPPEEASGEEKKTAGVVETGDGVGGDEVDERRMERAASDDAHNGDEDGNGEVEVEREVADKSLYCNSE